The following coding sequences lie in one Aquabacterium olei genomic window:
- a CDS encoding DUF58 domain-containing protein, with protein sequence MKPAAPGPLPRMRTRWTHWWVSRLPRTDRLTLTHRNLYILPSRAGWSLAVVTLVLLLASVNEQVNLGYALAFALTGAALAGLHQTHGNLQGMTMTLHPPPSTHAGEALTLTLTLDGGAQRRGRHGLRLQAQDGEADAPALEVEVAPGAAQWVELDVPAPARGRHALPRIGIESRYPLGLFRVWAWWRPASTVLIWPAIDAHAPPVQSQMTAGAADNGGLAREVDQQATPEGLRAYQRGDPMHWIAWKKSSGGDTLVSRERLPERSHTLWLDYARSPGLAGLAHEARLSRLAAWLHEAEALEGQALQYGLQLPDRRVEAGRSAAHLRHCLDALAECEGQA encoded by the coding sequence ATGAAGCCTGCCGCGCCCGGGCCCTTGCCGCGCATGCGCACGCGCTGGACGCACTGGTGGGTGTCGCGCCTGCCACGCACCGACCGGCTCACGCTCACGCACCGCAATCTCTACATCCTGCCGAGCCGGGCTGGCTGGTCGCTGGCCGTGGTCACGCTGGTGCTGCTGCTGGCCTCGGTCAACGAGCAGGTCAACCTGGGGTACGCGCTGGCCTTTGCGTTGACCGGCGCGGCGCTGGCCGGGCTCCATCAAACGCACGGCAATCTGCAGGGCATGACGATGACCCTGCACCCACCGCCCAGCACGCATGCGGGCGAAGCACTGACGCTGACGCTGACCCTGGACGGCGGCGCACAACGCCGTGGACGCCATGGCCTGAGGCTGCAGGCCCAGGACGGCGAAGCCGACGCGCCGGCGCTGGAGGTCGAAGTGGCGCCGGGTGCGGCGCAGTGGGTCGAGCTGGATGTGCCAGCGCCCGCGCGCGGAAGACACGCTCTGCCCCGCATCGGCATCGAAAGCCGTTACCCGCTCGGGCTCTTCCGTGTGTGGGCATGGTGGCGGCCAGCCAGCACCGTGCTGATCTGGCCGGCAATCGACGCCCACGCACCGCCGGTACAGAGTCAGATGACGGCGGGCGCCGCAGACAACGGTGGACTGGCCCGTGAGGTGGACCAGCAAGCCACGCCGGAGGGCTTGCGGGCCTACCAGCGCGGTGATCCGATGCACTGGATTGCCTGGAAAAAATCCAGTGGCGGGGACACCCTGGTGAGCCGCGAGCGCCTGCCCGAGCGCAGCCACACGCTGTGGCTGGACTACGCCCGCAGCCCCGGGCTGGCCGGACTGGCGCACGAGGCGCGCCTCAGCCGCCTGGCAGCGTGGCTGCATGAGGCGGAAGCGCTGGAAGGCCAGGCGCTGCAGTACGGCCTTCAGCTGCCCGATCGGCGGGTGGAAGCGGGGCGCAGTGCCGCTCACCTGAGGCACTGTCTAGATGCGCTGGCCGAATGCGAGGGGCAGGCATGA